Genomic segment of Lemur catta isolate mLemCat1 chromosome 2, mLemCat1.pri, whole genome shotgun sequence:
ATGTGCTCCTGATGGTTATTTCTTCTGTGCGGCTCTCAAAACAGGAGTCGAGGAGGAGGGAGTAGTGAAAAGAGCATAGAATTCATAATCAAGATATAAAGCTGGATTTGAATGCTAGGATTATCTTTTCTAGGGGTACAACTTATATTTGGGGTAGAGGGTGGTAAGTTGGTCAATTTCAACTTTTCTCAGttgtaaataatgaaaatagtacCACATGGAtttattaaaaggattaaatGGATAAACATCCAGAACCCTAGTGTGGTGCTTGACTTGTGctcaatataaatgtaaattttctgtctcttctctcttgtATCTTATAAGTACTATACAAACTATTTTGATATTATTCGCATTAAGAGTACTAAATTTAAGAAAGCACAATATAATTTTAAGGCTATTACTCTAATGATCATTAACAAgaagttaaattatatttataacaagcacacacatacatacatatataaatatacacttttcttttttaatttccagtGTTAGAATAGAAGTGCCTCTTAAACAGGTTTGGAAGCCTAGATGCTAGAAAAGACATGCCTACTTGagtatatcaaaattttaaaagtgatcataaacaaaattaaaaatgtttagaaaaatatttgcaaaatggagGATGAGacaaataattaattttgatAACAAAGGACTGATACAAATTGACCAGAAGGGGAGAGAgcaaaacaattgaaaaataaagctaaaagatATGACTAAGAAATTCACAGAAGAACACAtccaacagaaaaacaaatgtataaataaatgctCAAACTCACAGACAGGAAATgacattaaagtaaaaataagtatCATCTGTCAGActggcagaaatgaaaaagatccATAAAATCTATTGTTGCCAGGCTCATTCAGTGCTATAGGATATGTGAATTGGTAGAGCCTTTTTGAAAAGCAATTATACAATATCTTTTAATCTTCAAATATGTGTACCCGTTAGCCCTATAAAGCCACTCTTGATAATGACGGGAAAAAGCACCTATAAGTAAGGATATATATTCAAGGATGTTTACATCATCGTTGTTTTTAGtgaggaaaaaaagccaaaactaaaaaaaaaaaaaaaatctagaaatgaaTGGTTGACTAAATTGAATAGATTCACACCATGGCATAGTTTGCAACCATTGAGCTGTACCAATTGATTTTTAGGGatttagaattagaattagaactATACTAGTTTTTAGGGATTTCATTGTCATTGTATATTATGGAATGAGAAAACTAATAGGCAAAAGAGTCTTTAAGATGATAATATTTGATAAAACAATGGCATTCCccttatatgtttatttctatatatctttagaaATGATTAAGCATGGAGGAATGTTTGGGAGAATACATATTGTAAACAATGCTTACAGGGTAGAGTGAACAAAGCAAAACATTAGAAAAAGTATATGTGGTGTGAATACATTTATGCacttatataatattacatatgaatgtaaaaaatgaaaaatacatagaaagtaAATGTACTTGTATATTTATTACAGAAAGAgctgtaatttatttttgaggaaaaaaacctaaaaattttacatatggGACCTTGTTTGTGGTAAAAGTTCCATAATCAGATTAGGATAGAAAAGTTTTCATGTTAGAAATTGATACAggatattctaaataaataatgggaAATTTTGAAGTTGATTTTAAGAAGTTGAGTATTGATTTTAGTTGTTTGTAATACAGCTTTGCCTTATATTTTAGGAAACCACAGATGATGGACATAACAACAACCTTCTTCCTCAGATTATTCAGTGTTTTGCGTGTCCAAATTGCTTCCTTCTTTTTAGCAGCAAGGATGAGTGTTTGCAGCATATGTCTGGAAAGAATCAttttcatcagagttttaaaCTGGGTGGTATGTTAATACTCTTCTTCTGaaaattattaaactattttaacCTTTGCTGATTTACTATACTTCTCAGATCATTCTTGAGGTTATTTATCCCCGTATTAGTTTTAGAACCATGGAAGTGAAAGATTGTTAtctcagtcttttattttttaaaagattgtcaATATTTATTTGTACTTATGAGTAAAGTTTACTTTGAGGAGTGAAGAGAAACTtgggaagaaaacatttattcaagataatgtttttgttatatccACGATATCTAGCAAGTTGGGTATTCCTCTGCATTTAAGactcaaattttaatttgagTGTTAAAGCATCCTTTGTATTTAAGGCCAGAAAGTGGCTTCCCTTAGatttttattacacaaataaCTGTCTTCTTTTACTTACGCCAGTTGGTGTTGTGAAAGACCAAGGGGAGAAAGGTTGGGTCACTCTGTACTCAGATAACTTTGCAAGTTAtagtttattttgtctttcagaTGACAAAGGAATAGCACATCCAATATCATTTCCATCTTTTGCAAAGAAACTTTTGATCTCTCTATGCAAAGATGTTCCATTTCAAGTTAAGTGTGTGGCCTGCCACCAGACACTGCGTTCCCACATGGAGCTCACTGCCCATTTCAGGTTTGTACAGGTCTAGCCTTGGGCTGTGAGGCAATCCTAATGAGCTGTTTACTAGTGAGAagattcaacaaatacttttctagttcatgtttctctccttttaaaatgagaatatacaTTTGCCTGGAAATTAACCAAATTTAGCATAATGAGAAAAGTTACAGACTTTGAAGAAGTGGATATATTGATATTGCTGTCTATGTAAGACAAGCTAAcagttttaagttttttcctaTATGTGTTCTGTGATTGTGAGTAGGGGAAGGAGAGGGTTAAAATAGAACCTTGGCTTTAAATCAACCAGAATGGAAAGTATCATATACATGTGAAAGATTAAATCTCAGTGAGAGGCCAAATTTGTCAAGTAAtcaagaaggattttttttctttatctttacaatggaaaattttaagcaaTATAGGAAAGTAGGGAGAACAGTATAATGAGCCCCAAAATACTTTTCACCCAGCTTTAGTAGTTATCAACACGTGACAGTCATGTTTCATTTATATTCCTACTCTcacaaattattttgaagaaaatcctagacatcatattatttcatctataaatacTTCAGGAGGTATTGTAAATGATAAAggactcttctttttttaaaaaaaaaaagtaactgtaaTACCATTATGAcaccttaaaaaaatgaatagtttcGTAATATCATCAGTTGACTCAAGTCAGTTTTCATATTTCCCTGATTATCTcatgaagtttttaaaagttggttGGTTGGAATCATGATAAATCTGTAGTTTGCACTTAGATGCTATGTTTCTTaggtcccttttttttttctttaacatacattaaaagtttgttttctatGAAGTGACACAATTGCATTTGTTTAAGTGGAACAGTTGTTTCCACAAACCTTCAAGTAAAATATGTTCTCAATAAAACTGAGGCAGTAGAATATAATGGTTAACAGTCCTGGTGCTGACTTATGTTTcatgagttcaaatcctggttctgccttttatttttatttttaattctttatcatgaaaaatttcaACTATAGAAATTAacagaatagtataatgaacacccatgtacccatcacccagctttaACAATTATCATCACTgccattcttgttttatttatacttcTATATATTCTCTactctctttaattatttttaagttttttgtttttgagataaaatttaagtTCATTGAGGTCTACAGATCAACTTCTACAGTTTTGACAAGTGGATACACCTATTCAACCCACAGTCTTATCGTGATGCATAATTGCTCCATTGTGTCCCTTCCTGATTATTTCCCACCCCCTCACCCATAGGCAATCTCTGTTCTGATATTTTTTGCACCTTACATCAGTTTTATCGCTTCGAGAActttcatgtaaatagaatcatgtaaatggaattatgttTGTCATAATAATATCTGTGAGATTTATTGTTTAGTACATTGTTCCTTTTTAATCAtaagtagtattctgttgtatgacTGTAGCacaatttgttcatccattctcatgttgatggacatttgggttgtttaaaatttatagctactatgaataaagctcttatgaatattttgtacaagtatttttgtggacgtatgttttcatttctcttggatgaaTATCTAAATGGAACTGCTGGTTCAAAAgtaggtgtatatttaactttataagaaaccactaaacatttttccaaagtggttgtaccagtttacatttttaccagcgaggtatgagagttctagttatACTTCATCCTTGCTAACATTTGATGTTGctagtctttttcatttttcctattctTGTGTCTCGTggtttttatatgcattttcttgatgaacaatgatgttgagcactttttcatatgcttattatgggccatttgtttatctttgtgaAATGCCTGCTCATggcttttgcctattttaaaaattagattgttTGCCTTTAGAATAGtaaattcagattattttttcatgattatgCTGTGTCCTGtctgagaaatctttgcctgTTCTTGCTTCAagaatatgttatttcatttttttaaatttagctttgatttttttagcttttaagtttatttttataatctatctCAAATTTCTGTTGACTTTTGAAACAACCAATGTTTGATTCTCTGTtgtttgcccattttctttttaattaatttctgttctttatactTTGACTTTaatttgcttatctttttctAGCTTAGGGTGGAAACTTAGACTGACTTTGAATCTTCATTttcaatataaacatttaaaatataaattttccctCTAAGTATTGCTTTACCTGcatctcacagattttgataagttgtattttcatttttattcagttaaaaatattttatgttttcattcctcaaataatttaacatagttaccatgtgacccagcaatttctACTCCATGTATACagttaagagaaatgaaaacataagtccacacaaagacttgtatgtttgtttatagcagcattattcataatagctgaaaagtgggaacaacccagatgtccatcagctgacaaatggattaaaaaaatatgttatatccatatgatggagtattatttggccatgaaaaagaatgaaatactgatacatgctacaaacatgatgaactttgaaaacatgatgCCCAGTGAAATCAGCCAGTAACAAAATGTCCACTTAttatatggttccatttatatgaaattctaaaatagggaactttatagagacagaaagtagttGCTTAGGGCTCTGTGGTTGCTTGGCATTGAGAGTGAGCATAGGGGAAAAGGGAAGTGATAGCTaaagggtatggggtttctttttgacaTGATGCAGTATTCTAAAATTGAGAATAGTTATGGTTGCACATTTCtgtgaatatatgaaaaaccattgaaattgtacaccttaaatgggtgaattatatggtatgtgaattatgtctcaataagatactgtttaaaaaatgttctataaaaactttatcttttcgcttttgatttcttctttgacctatagGTTTAATAGAAATATGTTAACTTCTGAagatttagaaattttacatatagggatttaatttctaaacatttagggatttttttaattctccttttcaATTTAATTCCACTATAATTAGAAAccatattttgtataattttcctcttttagaatatattaaatgtagCACGTCTTTCCTCTTTGGTGTTTAGTAATTAAGGGAAGATAGTTAAAGCACAGTtgttccatttttcattttccctagAGAAGTCAATTTATTATGAGTTAATTTGTGGAATAGTGTGTGGTTTTATTGAGCCTAGTTTTCTAATGCAAAAGCAACTATGGGCATGACATTTTCCTGACAGACAATTAATCAGTTCTTAAAGAATAGGTGCTAGGTTGCCTAGAATTACCATAGTGTTCTTTCATACAGTTTAATTACCATTAATAGTCTCATAATTTGCTTGTCTGATAAGGTCCTCTATCAGTGCATTTGATACAGattttagttttgtaaaattagcctgaagtaaagaaaaatcttttgaatctagttttactttttgtatttttgttaaaagacaaaatgtaGATAATACTCAGGTattttgagatgatagatatcatgtcatctgcatatttattgaaaagtatCTTTTAGTGCTTATTTATACATTGGTTATTATATAATTCCTACAGTAAAATGCAGTGATGGTTTATTTTGACAGTACTTatgaaagagttttttttaattcaatttagaGTTCGTTGTCGAAATGCTGGTCCTGTAGCTGTAGCTGAGAAGAGCATTACCCAGGTTGCAGAGAAATTCATATTAAGAGGTTATTGTCCTAATTGCAACCAAGTCTTTGTGGATGAAACCAGCACCCAAAATCACAAGCAGAATTCAGGACACAAAATCCGAGTCATTAACTCAGTGGAAGAATCAGTCTTACTTTATTGCCACATCAGTGAAGGGAACAAACATCCTTCTGACTTGCATTTATTGTTAGACCAATCAAAATTTTCATCGCTTAAAAGAACTATGTCTATTAAAGAATCTAGCTCTCAGGATTGCAGTGCCATTCCAAAAAAGAAGATGAATTTAGAAGATAAAAGCAATGAAGGTGTAGTTTGTGTCCAGAAAGAAAAGCCAATGGTTAAAACCTGGTTTTGTGAATGCAATCAACGATTCCCAAGTGAAGATGCAgtagaaaaacatgttttcttagCAAACACTATGTGTTATAAGTGTGTGGTCTGTGGAAAGGTGTGTGAAGATTCAGGGGTCATTCGTTTACACATGAGCCGGATTCATGGAGGGGCACatttaaataactttcttttctgGTGTCGGACCTGCAAAAAGGAGTTAACGAGGAAAGATACTATCATGGCACATGTGACTGAATTTCATAATGGACACAGATATTTTTATGAGATGGATGAGGTAGAAGGTGAAACTTTGCCATCATCGTCTACAACTCTGGTGAGTAATTTGACTGCTAACAAGCCGCCTTCAACTGTTACTATTATCGATCATTCCCTGGCAAACAATCCTCCAAGGGGCAAATGGCAATGCCGAATTTGTGAAGACATGTTTGATTCCCAAGAATGTGTAAAACAGCACTGCAAGTCTTTGACAAGTCACAGGTTTCATAGATACAGTTGTGCCCATTGCAGAAAAACTTTTCATAAGATAGAAACATTACACCGCCATTGCCAAGATGAGCATGACAATGAGATAAAGATTAAATACTTTTGTGGGCTTTGTGATCTTATCTTTAATATGGAAGAAGCATTTTTGAATCATTATAAGGAGCATCACAGCATAGATTATGTGTTTGTGTCAGAAAAAACTGAAACTTCAATTAAAACTGAGGATGATTTTCCAGTAATAGAGACCAGTAATCAGTTAACCTGTGGTTGCCGTGAGAGTTACATCTGTAAAGTCAACCGAAAGGAAGATTATAGTAGATGTCTCCAAGTCATGCTGGATAAAGGTAAACTATGGTTTCGTTGCAGTTTGTGTTCAGCAACAGCACAGAATTTAACCAACATGAACACTCATATTCATCAAGtgcacagagaagaaaagagtgaTGAGGAGGAGCAGCAGTATGTAATCAAGTGTGGCACCTGCACAAAAGCATTTCATGATCCTACGAGTGCACAGCAGCACTTCCATAGAAAACATTGCTTCTTACAGAAACCCAGTGTGGCTCATTTTGGATCTGAAAAATCAAGCCCGTACAAGTTTACTGCCAGTGCCTCACATACAGAGAGAAAACTAAAACCATCAGTAAGCTATCCGAAAAATTCAGACATGGATAAAGGAGCTGAGAATGACCTAAGCTGTCAGAATATAGGTATGGCTTTACAACTCTGTGCAAATTTCATGTAATAATATAGAAACTTACGTTCAGTGtacccatttttgtaaaaattaataattcaattttgAAGCAAGAAACAGAATGATAGGTTAGTTAATTACTACAGCATATACTTTTTAGGCATTTGTATTCTTATTACTTCATGTATACACTTTCTAAACTTAAGGGAACGGAGGATATGTGTTGGCttgaaataatatgtatttaggataccatttgtttccttttacaaAAGATGTGGGgattttgaagatgaaggaaattGATAGTCTTTTTGAAAGTCAGATTTGAAAGTTAATCCTGGACATTActatcatttttcatatatttagtttcactaaaaagataaatgaattttgttgtttctatttgGACTTATTCTTTAGTTTAAGAAATTAAAGGTCATTtaaccatttatatatttttattatgatctACTTGGAAGTGAAGCTTTAACACACAGTTAAAATAAGAAGTAGATGTAGAGTTAAAATTGGTGGCAAGAAATTAAGGGGAAAATTGTGGTCTGAATTCCCTTGTTTGTATTTATTCTGGACTTTCCTTCTTCCATATGGTAGGATTAAACAAGTCTGGAAGAGtggtatgttttcattttgtttagaaGTATAATTTTTTAGAGTATAATTTTAAGTCTatatccttttaaataaatattaactcttGGTGAGTTATACAGCATAGTGTGGAGACAATGAGAATATGTGAAATTTTTTgctagtaaaatattttaatgaaacattGAATTTTTACAGGCTTGCTTTACAGCATATGTAGATCTCAACATCACCTTTGGTGGTGGCATGTTTTAAGtgagaaatgattaaattatgGACTATCTACTCTACTCCAAACAGTGAAATAGTGGTCAcactgttttatattattttatgcttttcttttgctcttctgaTTATTTTTTGGGAATTTATGTTAGTCTATGTTTGATGAAAGATGACTGTAGTATCTAAATCTAGAATTATTGAACATGTAGAGGAAAGATGTAAGGTAGTTTGGAAATGGGAGGGGTAGTACATTTGAGGGAATCACTATTAGGCAGAGTAGAagctattcattttaaaaaataatataacactTGAATGTTTGCATTGCTGTCACTAGAAACTTTAAGGTCTTGTCAAAGTGAAAAGGTATGAAACAAAGTAAAGGGTAGGGTGAAAGAGAGTTGAAGAATGGGggaaaatgaaagatatttttatggtGCGAGGTGCTCTCTAGGATGTTTAATCATGAAGCCTGAGGGCTACTAATAAATCGGTCTAGATTAGGAAAAGAACCAAATTCTGATGTCAAGAAGGTTCTTAATGGGTAACCTTGAAATTTTATATGGATGGTGCAAACTCTTAGTTATTTAGACTTAAAACTTGGCCTTCTAGTTCTTCcagtacattaattttttaaaaaattcctttcataaATGACTTTTAAACAGGCTTAGAACCAGTCACAGTGGTTCACGCCcataatccctgcactttgggaggccaagccaggaaagttgcttgaggccaggagtttgagattagcctggacaacatattgaaaccccatctctacaaaaaataaaaaacatcatctgggcatggtgctgcatgcctgtagacccagctacgtgggaggctagggcaggaagatcacttgagcccaggggtttgaaggCTACTGCCACTAAtctgggtgagagagcaagaccctgtcactaaaaaaaaaagccttaggATCAAtggcaaatatttgcaaaaaggatataaaatcacatttatgaaatattcagaatatttttatctgatttaAGTGTAAATTGTGTCTTGTATGGATTTGGATTTCACAAAAAGGTTTAAATGTAGATGAATAACTTGTAAGATTAATATCTTTTAGACTTGAGAAATTAGAATGATTTTAAGTTCCTACTGAATTCATGTTAATGTTTCTCTCTTCTCAGAGGAGGAAGTTGTTGAGCTTCCAGATTTGGATTACCTACGAACCATGACTCATATAGTCTTTGTGGATTTTGATAACTGGTCCAATTTTTTTGGTCATCTACCAGGGCATCTAAACCAAGGAACATTTATTTGGGGCTTTCAAGGTAGGgttaataagaaaaacatttacaaagaCCCCTCTATCTGCCCCTAGAATATGGTTCATTTAAAAAGGCTTAAACCCCCCTTAAATCTTCCTGAACAGAACATAGGAACATAATTGGAATATTGTTATTTTGCATTATAGTTCTCTgctagaatatttttctctttttgagtcTCTATGGTAAATGTTAGCTTTGTTTTTTGACCCAGTTTATGGATCTTTTAATATAGACTGAAAAAGGCTTTATTCAACATCTACAATGTGCTATAGGCATTATTGATTGGTACTAACATAGTTACTGATTATtatggttttcttccttttaaaatacaaagaagcaggctaattttatttttttttccaaaattttaaaatgaataaatagcagCGTTAGCTTTTGAACTTTGGCACCTTAGCTATAGAATTAGCATTATTTTCGACATGCCATACTGCTTCTTCATTCTTGCTATTTATAAGAGTGCAACTTCATCTAAGTCTCTTTACAAAGTGTTTACCAACCTGGAGGAGAGGCTTCTTTGGTTTACAGAGGTTTAATATAATGAGCATGTGATACAGTTCATGTTTGATAGGAAATAGCATGTAAAGAGAAGATTGAGACTAAAGATAGAAACATACTGACCTGGATAAGTTAGCTAGTGTAATGTTTTAGTAAGTGTAGCTTTGCTGATTGCCCAACATTTCTATCCACTAAACAGCCATGACATTTATAAAAACCACTAATTCTTGCATTCATATAGATTGATGCCATTCAAAGAATATTCACACAAATTACTTTTGATTCTGCCCTGTGAGTTTTCACATGAGTAGAGAGATTCAGGGAAGTTGGTCTACCTTCCCAAGATTGTAGAGCAACAAGATGGTGATGCCAGTGCTAGGACTAAGTTTTCCCACATTCTAATCTAGTACTTTCCCttctagaaaaaatttttctagTATATGTTTTACCTTGGTACAATTGTCAGCCTTTTCCTCCCCTGTTTAACTATCATTTATGTCTTTTCTGAAATTAATAGGAGGAAACACCAATTGGAAACCTCCACTCAACTGTAAGATCTATAATTACCTGAACAGGATTGGATGCTTCTTCCTTCATCCTCGCTGTAGTAAAAGAAAAGATGCTGCT
This window contains:
- the ZNF451 gene encoding E3 SUMO-protein ligase ZNF451 isoform X2, which gives rise to MPGLKTGTINSGTKSSFRRGGQMRVSGKPILCPIMHCNKEFDNGHLLLGHLKRFDHSPCDPTITLHGPLFSSFACVVCYKKFVTQQQYKDHLFAKETTDDGHNNNLLPQIIQCFACPNCFLLFSSKDECLQHMSGKNHFHQSFKLGDDKGIAHPISFPSFAKKLLISLCKDVPFQVKCVACHQTLRSHMELTAHFRVRCRNAGPVAVAEKSITQVAEKFILRGYCPNCNQVFVDETSTQNHKQNSGHKIRVINSVEESVLLYCHISEGNKHPSDLHLLLDQSKFSSLKRTMSIKESSSQDCSAIPKKKMNLEDKSNEGVVCVQKEKPMVKTWFCECNQRFPSEDAVEKHVFLANTMCYKCVVCGKVCEDSGVIRLHMSRIHGGAHLNNFLFWCRTCKKELTRKDTIMAHVTEFHNGHRYFYEMDEVEGETLPSSSTTLVSNLTANKPPSTVTIIDHSLANNPPRGKWQCRICEDMFDSQECVKQHCKSLTSHRFHRYSCAHCRKTFHKIETLHRHCQDEHDNEIKIKYFCGLCDLIFNMEEAFLNHYKEHHSIDYVFVSEKTETSIKTEDDFPVIETSNQLTCGCRESYICKVNRKEDYSRCLQVMLDKGKLWFRCSLCSATAQNLTNMNTHIHQVHREEKSDEEEQQYVIKCGTCTKAFHDPTSAQQHFHRKHCFLQKPSVAHFGSEKSSPYKFTASASHTERKLKPSVSYPKNSDMDKGAENDLSCQNIEEEVVELPDLDYLRTMTHIVFVDFDNWSNFFGHLPGHLNQGTFIWGFQGGNTNWKPPLNCKIYNYLNRIGCFFLHPRCSKRKDAADFAICMHAGRLDEQLPKQIPFTILSGDQGFLELENQFKKTQRPAHILNPHHLEGDMMCALLNSISDTTKECDSDDNVGVKSTSVEEFRSTEDVELEEAIRRSLEEM
- the ZNF451 gene encoding E3 SUMO-protein ligase ZNF451 isoform X1, which produces MGDPGPEIIESAPPAGPEASESTTDENEDDIQFVSEGPLRPVLEYIDLVSSDDEEPSTSHSHESVKRKDHIDHQKDKVALTLARLARHVEVEKQQKEEKNRAFREKIDFQHAHGLQELEFIRGHSDTEAARLCVDQWLKMPGLKTGTINSGTKSSFRRGGQMRVSGKPILCPIMHCNKEFDNGHLLLGHLKRFDHSPCDPTITLHGPLFSSFACVVCYKKFVTQQQYKDHLFAKETTDDGHNNNLLPQIIQCFACPNCFLLFSSKDECLQHMSGKNHFHQSFKLGDDKGIAHPISFPSFAKKLLISLCKDVPFQVKCVACHQTLRSHMELTAHFRVRCRNAGPVAVAEKSITQVAEKFILRGYCPNCNQVFVDETSTQNHKQNSGHKIRVINSVEESVLLYCHISEGNKHPSDLHLLLDQSKFSSLKRTMSIKESSSQDCSAIPKKKMNLEDKSNEGVVCVQKEKPMVKTWFCECNQRFPSEDAVEKHVFLANTMCYKCVVCGKVCEDSGVIRLHMSRIHGGAHLNNFLFWCRTCKKELTRKDTIMAHVTEFHNGHRYFYEMDEVEGETLPSSSTTLVSNLTANKPPSTVTIIDHSLANNPPRGKWQCRICEDMFDSQECVKQHCKSLTSHRFHRYSCAHCRKTFHKIETLHRHCQDEHDNEIKIKYFCGLCDLIFNMEEAFLNHYKEHHSIDYVFVSEKTETSIKTEDDFPVIETSNQLTCGCRESYICKVNRKEDYSRCLQVMLDKGKLWFRCSLCSATAQNLTNMNTHIHQVHREEKSDEEEQQYVIKCGTCTKAFHDPTSAQQHFHRKHCFLQKPSVAHFGSEKSSPYKFTASASHTERKLKPSVSYPKNSDMDKGAENDLSCQNIEEEVVELPDLDYLRTMTHIVFVDFDNWSNFFGHLPGHLNQGTFIWGFQGGNTNWKPPLNCKIYNYLNRIGCFFLHPRCSKRKDAADFAICMHAGRLDEQLPKQIPFTILSGDQGFLELENQFKKTQRPAHILNPHHLEGDMMCALLNSISDTTKECDSDDNVGVKSTSVEEFRSTEDVELEEAIRRSLEEM